One Polynucleobacter sp. MG-5-Ahmo-C2 genomic window carries:
- a CDS encoding helix-turn-helix domain-containing protein has translation MNLAEIQSFRAVGKHLRNARERRGLTLAALSVSSGLGIHDLVRIESGELLGFKQVAADTLSHADKYAKALDVELEKLNRPHSASTRIDHHEEDVYIPVFLRKK, from the coding sequence ATGAACTTAGCAGAAATTCAATCCTTCAGGGCGGTTGGTAAGCATCTTCGTAATGCACGAGAGAGGCGTGGTCTGACTTTGGCCGCACTTTCAGTTTCAAGTGGATTAGGTATTCATGATCTCGTTCGCATTGAGAGTGGTGAGCTGCTTGGATTTAAGCAGGTAGCAGCAGATACATTAAGTCATGCTGATAAATATGCAAAGGCCTTAGATGTTGAGTTAGAAAAATTGAATAGACCTCATTCTGCTTCGACAAGAATTGATCACCATGAAGAAGATGTCTACATCCCAGTCTTTTTAAGAAAAAAATAA
- the pgi gene encoding glucose-6-phosphate isomerase, whose amino-acid sequence MSSRPVNSLKNTPEGVHVAVDVVLDTAYQNISTAQWDELFSFARKSKLEGFIADLFAGKHINLSEDRPALHSALRNLSKSPVMLDGKDVMPAVADVWHRIEALCNKWLGVTDVIHIGIGGSDFGPRLAIEALAHVPGIESRGMRMHFLANIDTAELARILDRAQPNSTRVIIVSKSFTTLETTMNAKAVVNWLKDNDCTKGQISNSLFAVTANVPAAKEFGVQVDNIYPFWDWVGGRYSVWSAVGLPIALQYGFKAFEEFLAGAHAMDLHFKNAPLEQNLPVIMALALLHQQETCNIKAYAAIPYADALDWFPKWLQQLDMESNGKSVDREGKPVKHSSPIVFGSAGSNAQHSYFQLLHQGTDVVPIDFIAVRKPMSNRAEAVAHHRILLSNCLAQAQALAHGKKAENPNDVYPGHRPSNLLLLPELNAFYLGALLALYENRAVSLGALWNINSFDQPGVEYGKVLAKPIEKALLDGSPVAANNNIDAVTAARINLLNS is encoded by the coding sequence ATGTCTTCAAGACCAGTAAATTCATTAAAAAACACCCCAGAAGGTGTTCATGTGGCCGTTGATGTGGTGCTAGATACCGCTTATCAAAATATCAGTACGGCACAGTGGGATGAGCTGTTCTCATTTGCTCGCAAATCCAAGCTTGAAGGGTTTATTGCTGATCTGTTTGCCGGCAAGCATATTAATCTCAGCGAGGATCGCCCTGCGCTTCACTCTGCATTACGCAATCTTTCCAAGTCACCAGTCATGTTGGATGGCAAAGATGTCATGCCGGCTGTTGCGGATGTGTGGCACCGGATTGAAGCCCTTTGCAACAAATGGCTGGGTGTCACTGATGTCATTCATATTGGCATTGGTGGCTCTGACTTTGGCCCGCGTTTAGCAATAGAGGCTTTAGCCCACGTTCCCGGTATTGAAAGCCGCGGTATGCGGATGCACTTCTTAGCCAATATTGATACTGCTGAGCTAGCACGTATTCTGGATCGCGCTCAGCCCAACAGCACCCGCGTCATTATTGTTTCTAAATCATTTACCACTTTAGAAACGACCATGAATGCCAAGGCCGTAGTCAACTGGTTAAAAGATAATGACTGCACCAAGGGTCAAATCTCCAATTCTTTGTTTGCAGTCACTGCTAATGTTCCTGCTGCCAAAGAGTTTGGTGTCCAGGTTGACAATATTTACCCTTTTTGGGACTGGGTTGGCGGTCGTTATTCAGTATGGTCTGCCGTTGGTCTACCCATCGCTTTGCAATATGGCTTTAAGGCCTTTGAAGAATTTTTGGCTGGTGCTCATGCAATGGATTTGCATTTTAAGAATGCGCCGCTAGAACAAAATCTGCCAGTCATTATGGCTTTGGCTTTATTACATCAACAAGAAACTTGCAATATCAAGGCGTATGCAGCCATTCCTTATGCGGATGCCTTGGATTGGTTTCCGAAGTGGTTGCAACAGCTTGATATGGAGAGTAACGGTAAGTCTGTTGATCGTGAAGGCAAGCCAGTCAAGCACTCTTCACCAATAGTCTTTGGTAGCGCAGGCAGCAATGCCCAGCATTCCTACTTTCAACTTCTGCACCAAGGAACAGATGTCGTTCCGATTGATTTCATTGCGGTACGTAAACCGATGAGCAATCGTGCTGAGGCTGTTGCACATCACCGTATCTTGCTATCCAATTGCCTGGCTCAAGCCCAGGCTCTAGCGCATGGCAAAAAAGCTGAAAATCCAAACGATGTTTACCCTGGTCATCGACCAAGCAACTTACTGCTTCTGCCAGAACTCAATGCGTTCTATTTAGGAGCATTGCTAGCTCTTTATGAAAACCGTGCTGTGAGTCTTGGTGCTCTTTGGAATATCAATAGTTTTGATCAACCAGGTGTTGAGTACGGCAAGGTCTTAGCGAAGCCGATTGAAAAGGCGCTGCTTGATGGCTCTCCTGTGGCAGCAAATAACAATATTGATGCTGTCACCGCCGCGCGTATTAATTTATTGAACAGTTAG
- the nadA gene encoding quinolinate synthase NadA, with translation MNSTVSSPIAFDYPQQDSAGITCTAQAWAKVPPHLANPEKAAVITRIKQLLVEKDATLVAHYYVDGDIQDLAMETGGFVADSLEMARFGKNHPAKNLIVAGVRFMGESAKILSPEKRVFMPDLEATCSLDLGCDAKEFAAFRSMHPDRVVVVYANTSAAVKAQADWMVTSSCALAIVHQLKVEGQKILWAPDRHLGRYIQEQTGADMLLWNGACIVHDEFKAAELEVLKASHPNAMVLVHPESPQAVVDLADVVGSTSAMIKAVVEGSATEYIVATDNGILHRMRQLAPNKKLIEAPTAGNSATCKSCAHCPWMAMNGLQGILDCLENASGEIFIEELVRAKALTCIDRMLDFTKSHPDLLAKAQHGFVKNIGAA, from the coding sequence ATGAATTCAACCGTTAGCAGTCCAATAGCCTTTGATTACCCTCAGCAAGACTCTGCGGGGATAACCTGTACAGCCCAAGCCTGGGCAAAAGTCCCGCCCCACTTAGCCAACCCTGAAAAAGCAGCTGTGATTACCCGTATTAAGCAATTGCTAGTAGAGAAAGATGCTACTTTGGTTGCTCACTACTATGTCGACGGCGATATTCAGGACCTAGCCATGGAGACTGGGGGTTTTGTTGCTGACTCCTTAGAAATGGCACGCTTTGGCAAGAATCACCCCGCCAAGAATTTAATCGTTGCGGGTGTCCGTTTCATGGGGGAGTCAGCTAAGATTCTCAGTCCAGAAAAACGTGTTTTCATGCCCGACCTAGAAGCCACTTGCTCTTTAGATTTAGGTTGTGATGCAAAAGAATTTGCTGCTTTTAGATCTATGCATCCTGATCGCGTAGTGGTGGTCTATGCCAACACAAGCGCTGCAGTGAAAGCACAAGCTGATTGGATGGTAACTAGTTCCTGTGCACTTGCCATCGTGCATCAACTTAAAGTCGAAGGTCAAAAGATTTTGTGGGCACCTGATCGCCATCTGGGTCGCTATATTCAAGAACAGACTGGCGCAGATATGCTGTTGTGGAACGGCGCTTGTATTGTTCATGATGAATTTAAAGCTGCTGAACTAGAAGTCTTAAAGGCATCACATCCAAATGCCATGGTGTTAGTTCATCCGGAGTCTCCACAAGCAGTAGTCGATTTGGCTGATGTTGTTGGCTCTACTTCAGCCATGATCAAAGCAGTCGTTGAAGGTAGCGCCACTGAATATATTGTTGCTACCGACAATGGAATATTGCATCGCATGCGTCAATTAGCCCCAAACAAGAAATTGATTGAGGCACCCACAGCTGGCAATAGCGCTACCTGCAAGAGTTGCGCTCACTGCCCTTGGATGGCCATGAATGGTTTACAAGGGATCTTAGATTGTCTTGAGAATGCCTCTGGTGAGATCTTCATTGAAGAGCTTGTTCGAGCAAAGGCATTAACCTGCATTGATCGCATGCTCGACTTCACTAAGAGTCACCCCGATCTCCTTGCCAAAGCACAGCATGGCTTTGTAAAAAATATTGGTGCCGCTTAG
- a CDS encoding phosphomannomutase/phosphoglucomutase: MQLSPSIFKAYDIRGIIDETLDPSIAKLIGQAFGSEMRELGETEVVIGRDGRLSGPSLIGALTEGLLSTGINVIDLGMVATPMVYFGANQTLDGKKPKSGIMITGSHNPPNYNGFKMVLGGAAIYGDQIQALRKRIEAKQFVNGDSSTFGSRSTFDIFPMYLERIVGDVKLARPMKIAVDCGNGVGGAFAGKLFRALGCEVQELFCEVDGHFPNHHPDPAHIENLQDLIQNLRTTDNELGLAFDGDADRLGVVTKDGQVIFPDRQMMLFAKDVLSRNPGGQIIYDVKCTRNLATYIKEHGGEPLMWKTGHSLVKAKLKETGAPLAGEMSGHIFFKDRWFGFDDGLYTGARLLEILSQERDPNKTLNDLPNAICTPELQLPCSEGEPFALLESIKANAKFPSSESINTIDGVRVEYADGFGLARPSNTTPVVVMRFEADSEAAIARIQAEFKAALLAAKPDAKLPF; this comes from the coding sequence GTGCAACTATCACCATCCATATTTAAGGCCTATGACATCCGCGGCATTATCGATGAGACTTTAGATCCATCGATTGCGAAACTCATTGGGCAAGCTTTTGGCTCAGAGATGCGCGAGCTTGGTGAAACCGAGGTCGTCATTGGTAGAGATGGTCGCCTATCTGGCCCATCTTTAATCGGAGCCCTCACCGAAGGTTTGCTATCCACGGGCATTAATGTCATTGACTTAGGAATGGTTGCGACGCCTATGGTGTACTTTGGCGCCAACCAAACCCTAGATGGCAAAAAGCCCAAGTCCGGCATCATGATTACCGGTAGCCATAACCCACCAAATTACAACGGCTTCAAAATGGTTTTAGGTGGCGCCGCGATTTACGGAGATCAGATTCAGGCTTTACGAAAACGCATTGAAGCTAAGCAATTTGTAAATGGCGATTCTAGTACCTTTGGCAGTCGCTCTACTTTTGATATTTTCCCAATGTATCTAGAACGGATTGTTGGCGATGTGAAATTAGCCCGCCCCATGAAGATTGCAGTTGATTGTGGCAATGGTGTGGGTGGCGCATTTGCCGGTAAACTATTCAGAGCTTTAGGCTGCGAAGTGCAAGAGCTCTTTTGTGAAGTCGATGGTCATTTTCCAAATCACCATCCAGATCCCGCACATATTGAGAACTTACAAGATCTGATTCAGAACCTGCGGACTACAGATAATGAGTTAGGCCTTGCCTTTGATGGCGATGCCGATCGCCTAGGGGTTGTGACCAAAGATGGTCAAGTGATTTTCCCAGACCGCCAAATGATGCTCTTTGCCAAAGATGTACTCTCGCGCAACCCTGGCGGGCAGATTATTTATGACGTCAAGTGCACCCGTAATCTAGCAACTTACATTAAAGAACACGGTGGCGAGCCGCTGATGTGGAAAACAGGCCACTCTTTAGTTAAAGCCAAGCTCAAAGAAACTGGTGCTCCACTTGCTGGGGAAATGTCTGGCCACATCTTCTTTAAGGACCGTTGGTTTGGTTTTGATGACGGGCTATATACAGGAGCGCGTTTATTGGAGATCCTCTCTCAAGAGAGAGATCCAAATAAAACCTTGAATGACTTACCTAATGCCATTTGCACCCCTGAATTGCAGCTGCCTTGCTCTGAGGGCGAACCTTTTGCATTACTGGAGAGCATTAAAGCCAACGCCAAATTCCCCAGCTCGGAATCCATCAATACCATTGATGGCGTGCGCGTTGAATATGCCGATGGTTTTGGCCTCGCAAGGCCATCTAACACCACACCTGTTGTTGTCATGCGCTTTGAAGCAGATAGTGAAGCAGCGATTGCGCGCATTCAGGCGGAATTTAAAGCTGCTCTGTTGGCTGCCAAGCCAGATGCGAAGTTGCCGTTTTAG
- a CDS encoding NAD(P)/FAD-dependent oxidoreductase, producing MEQVDCVVIGAGVVGLAVAREMALQGRETILLEREGSFGTVSSARNSEVIHAGIYYPKDSLKAKLCVEGNRLLYEYCRSHQVATQPYGKLIVADDSQIDDLQAILYKAQNNGVPEIKMISGEEAKQLEPKLKCSAAILSSSTGIIDSHGYMLSLLGGFEDAGGMIAYHSPLISAKPIGPGAEGGFELEIGGPDGMKLQTKLFINCAGMSAPAVAQKIAGLEEGHIPKAYFAKGNYFSLSGKSPFTHLIYPIPEPGGLGVHLTLDMGGQAKFGPDVEWLDIENEEQIDYTVDPKRGEDFYEAVRRYWPELKDGSLQPDYSGVRAKIVPPNTPAGDFCFNSPQDHGLQGLYNLYGFESPGLTSSIAIARYLEEKIKSSL from the coding sequence ATGGAGCAAGTTGACTGTGTCGTGATTGGTGCCGGGGTGGTTGGCCTGGCTGTTGCGCGAGAAATGGCCCTTCAAGGCCGTGAAACGATCCTGCTAGAGAGAGAAGGCTCTTTTGGGACGGTTAGTAGTGCTCGTAACAGTGAAGTCATTCATGCTGGTATCTACTATCCAAAAGACTCTCTCAAAGCAAAGCTATGTGTTGAGGGCAATCGACTGCTCTATGAGTATTGTCGTAGCCATCAAGTAGCAACGCAGCCTTATGGCAAGCTCATCGTCGCTGATGATTCTCAGATTGATGATCTTCAAGCAATTCTCTATAAAGCACAAAATAATGGTGTACCAGAAATTAAGATGATTTCCGGTGAAGAGGCAAAGCAACTGGAGCCCAAGCTCAAATGTTCTGCGGCAATACTCTCTTCAAGTACAGGCATTATTGATAGTCATGGCTACATGCTCTCGCTCCTGGGTGGCTTTGAAGATGCTGGTGGCATGATTGCCTATCACTCACCGCTGATCAGTGCAAAGCCGATTGGGCCTGGTGCAGAAGGTGGTTTTGAGTTGGAAATTGGCGGTCCTGATGGTATGAAGCTGCAAACCAAGCTCTTCATCAATTGCGCGGGCATGAGCGCGCCGGCAGTTGCCCAAAAAATTGCAGGCCTAGAAGAAGGTCACATACCCAAAGCTTACTTTGCAAAAGGGAATTATTTTTCACTTTCGGGTAAATCGCCTTTTACCCATTTGATTTATCCGATTCCAGAACCTGGCGGTCTTGGTGTGCACCTCACTTTAGATATGGGTGGGCAAGCTAAGTTTGGCCCTGACGTCGAATGGCTTGATATTGAAAACGAAGAGCAAATTGATTACACCGTTGACCCTAAAAGAGGTGAAGATTTTTATGAGGCAGTCCGCCGCTATTGGCCAGAACTCAAAGATGGTTCTTTGCAGCCCGATTATTCAGGGGTGAGGGCGAAAATAGTGCCGCCAAATACCCCGGCTGGAGACTTTTGTTTCAATTCACCCCAAGACCATGGCCTCCAAGGCCTCTATAACTTATATGGCTTTGAGTCCCCAGGTTTAACCTCCAGCATTGCCATAGCTAGGTATTTAGAAGAGAAAATCAAAAGTTCTTTATAA
- the nadC gene encoding carboxylating nicotinate-nucleotide diphosphorylase, with amino-acid sequence MFEYNESLEQARQRNIHDALMEDIGKGDWTAKLVPNKIVQAQLIVRQDAVLCGVDWFEGTLKKLDPNAKVTWHYIEGDLMKADTKVCDIEADSQALLSAERTCINFLQTLSWTASITRQHVEAIAGVSPNSKGCAVLDTRKTIPGLRQAQKYAVRVGGGQNQRLALWHGILIKENHIAAAGSVTAALRNAQALNAGVDIQIEVENFAELEEALAAGAKSILIDNFTNDQMKQAVAMTNSRALLEASGGINLDQMRSIAATGVDRISLGKLTKDVHAVDFSMRIL; translated from the coding sequence ATGTTTGAATACAACGAATCTCTAGAGCAGGCCCGTCAGCGCAACATTCATGATGCCCTAATGGAAGATATTGGCAAAGGTGACTGGACTGCAAAGCTGGTGCCCAATAAAATAGTTCAAGCACAATTGATCGTACGCCAAGATGCGGTACTGTGTGGGGTAGATTGGTTTGAGGGGACTTTGAAAAAGTTAGACCCCAATGCTAAAGTTACATGGCATTACATAGAAGGCGATCTGATGAAAGCCGATACCAAAGTTTGCGATATTGAAGCTGACTCACAAGCCCTACTCTCTGCTGAGCGTACTTGTATCAATTTTTTACAGACGCTTTCTTGGACGGCCAGCATTACCCGTCAACATGTGGAGGCAATTGCAGGTGTTAGCCCTAACTCCAAAGGTTGTGCTGTACTAGATACTCGCAAGACCATTCCGGGTTTACGACAGGCCCAAAAATATGCTGTACGTGTTGGTGGCGGCCAGAACCAACGCCTTGCATTGTGGCATGGCATTCTCATTAAAGAAAATCATATCGCCGCAGCTGGCAGCGTGACTGCTGCCCTGAGAAATGCTCAAGCTCTGAATGCTGGAGTTGATATACAGATTGAGGTCGAAAACTTTGCTGAACTGGAAGAAGCGCTAGCGGCTGGAGCGAAGAGTATTCTGATTGATAACTTCACCAATGATCAAATGAAGCAAGCAGTCGCAATGACTAATAGCCGCGCCTTACTTGAGGCTTCTGGTGGCATTAATCTTGATCAGATGCGCTCCATTGCTGCCACTGGGGTGGATCGCATTTCTCTTGGCAAGCTTACCAAAGATGTCCATGCTGTAGATTTTTCAATGCGCATTTTGTAA
- the nadB gene encoding L-aspartate oxidase, translating into MASSKPTPSQAQAELPVLIIGAGLAGLTVALHMAESQPVILMAKRGLGEAATAWAQGGIVGVVDKEHDSIDSHVADTIDAGAGLVVESTARFIAEESADAIKWLVEQGVPFTADEAGPMGLHLTREGGHSHRRIAHAADATGKAIHEVLLDKARAHQNIRILEHWIALDLITNRQLDAKIQRNKPNRCYGVYALDIKNNRVETIQAKSVVLATGGVGKVYRYTSNPDTATGDGIAMAWRAGCRVGNMEFIQFHPTCLYHPSDRTFLITEAMRGEGGLLKLPDGTRFMSEHDERKELAPRDIVARAIDFEMKKHGLDYVHLDATHLGTDFIKEHFPMIYARCLSLGLDITKEPIPVVPAAHYTCGGVVTDLKGRTDLPGLYAVGEATYTGLHGANRLASNSLLECVVIGKAAAEDISELKTPVMPTLPLWDESQVEDADEQVVIAHNWDELRSLMWNYVGIVRTNRRLERALHRIKLLRYEVQEYYANFKVTRDLIELRNLLECAELIVRSALMRRESRGLHYSRDYPGTWAVSYPTILTPQAEGNSENPET; encoded by the coding sequence ATGGCCAGTTCAAAACCAACCCCTTCCCAGGCGCAAGCTGAGTTACCCGTCCTCATTATTGGAGCAGGACTTGCTGGCTTAACAGTGGCTTTGCACATGGCTGAATCCCAGCCGGTGATCTTGATGGCTAAGCGTGGCTTAGGAGAGGCTGCTACCGCATGGGCGCAAGGCGGCATTGTTGGGGTGGTAGACAAAGAGCATGACAGCATTGATTCTCATGTGGCTGACACTATTGACGCAGGCGCTGGTCTTGTTGTTGAATCAACCGCACGCTTTATCGCAGAAGAAAGTGCTGACGCGATTAAATGGTTAGTAGAGCAGGGCGTGCCATTTACAGCAGATGAGGCGGGGCCAATGGGCTTGCATTTAACTCGCGAGGGTGGCCACAGTCATCGTCGTATCGCGCACGCTGCTGATGCAACCGGTAAGGCGATTCATGAGGTGTTACTAGATAAGGCGAGAGCCCATCAAAATATTCGTATTTTGGAACATTGGATTGCTCTGGATCTCATCACAAATCGTCAACTTGACGCGAAGATACAGCGTAATAAACCCAATCGTTGTTACGGCGTGTATGCCCTAGATATTAAAAATAATCGCGTTGAAACCATCCAGGCGAAGTCAGTAGTGCTAGCCACAGGAGGCGTAGGTAAGGTCTACCGTTACACCAGCAATCCCGATACCGCTACGGGCGACGGTATCGCGATGGCCTGGCGAGCGGGCTGCCGTGTGGGCAATATGGAATTTATTCAATTTCATCCAACCTGTTTGTATCACCCTAGTGATCGCACCTTCTTGATTACTGAGGCTATGCGAGGTGAGGGTGGGTTATTAAAATTACCAGATGGCACTCGCTTCATGTCAGAGCATGATGAGCGGAAAGAATTGGCGCCACGCGATATTGTTGCTAGAGCAATCGACTTTGAGATGAAAAAACATGGCCTAGATTACGTTCATCTCGATGCAACCCACTTAGGTACAGACTTCATCAAAGAGCATTTCCCAATGATTTATGCGCGCTGCTTAAGTCTCGGTTTGGACATCACAAAAGAGCCAATACCAGTGGTACCTGCTGCGCACTATACCTGTGGTGGTGTTGTCACTGATTTAAAAGGCAGAACCGATCTACCAGGCTTATATGCCGTTGGTGAGGCTACTTATACCGGTTTACATGGCGCTAACCGTCTAGCAAGTAATTCATTGCTGGAGTGCGTAGTCATTGGCAAGGCAGCAGCAGAAGATATCTCCGAACTTAAAACACCTGTGATGCCGACATTACCGCTTTGGGATGAGAGCCAAGTTGAGGATGCCGATGAGCAAGTTGTCATTGCTCACAATTGGGATGAGTTGCGCTCCTTGATGTGGAACTATGTTGGCATTGTGAGAACCAACCGCAGACTGGAGCGTGCTTTACATCGCATCAAACTGCTCAGATATGAAGTGCAAGAGTATTACGCTAACTTTAAAGTGACGCGAGATCTGATTGAATTGCGTAACTTACTAGAATGCGCCGAGCTGATTGTGAGATCAGCACTAATGCGAAGAGAAAGCAGGGGGTTGCACTATAGTCGCGACTATCCAGGCACTTGGGCAGTTTCTTATCCGACGATATTGACTCCTCAGGCAGAAGGAAATTCTGAAAACCCAGAAACCTAG